One Actinomycetota bacterium DNA window includes the following coding sequences:
- a CDS encoding response regulator transcription factor has product FHGPVMVLSVRDSDEDKIRALDLGADDYLTKPFSTGELLERLRALLRRTAGADTSVGEMRAGDLVIDFGAREVTVRGEPVHLTRIEFDILALLARNAGRVVTSDTILKTVWGPEYVGDTQTLRAHVSHLRKKIERPGDVPRHVVTEPGVGFRFIALA; this is encoded by the coding sequence TTCCATGGCCCGGTCATGGTGCTGTCGGTCCGCGACTCGGACGAGGACAAGATCCGCGCGCTCGATCTCGGCGCTGACGACTACCTCACCAAGCCGTTCTCCACCGGCGAACTGCTCGAGCGGCTACGCGCGCTGCTGCGCCGCACCGCCGGCGCGGACACCTCCGTGGGCGAGATGCGCGCCGGCGACCTGGTCATCGACTTCGGCGCCCGTGAGGTCACCGTCCGAGGCGAGCCGGTGCACCTGACGCGCATCGAGTTCGACATCCTCGCGCTGCTCGCCCGCAACGCGGGGCGGGTCGTCACGTCCGACACGATCCTCAAGACCGTCTGGGGTCCCGAGTACGTCGGCGACACCCAGACGCTGCGCGCCCACGTCTCGCACCTGCGCAAGAAGATCGAGCGGCCCGGCGACGTCCCGCGCCACGTCGTGACCGAGCCGGGGGTCGGGTTCCGCTTCATCGCGCTCGCCTGA
- a CDS encoding potassium-transporting ATPase subunit F: MGRLPMRASGRGARIGREAGRDGLGGLRGGTRRDAVPRRGDAARPGGRPEAPEAVSADEVIIALVAAGVLVYLVWALVNPEKL; this comes from the coding sequence GTGGGTAGACTCCCGATGCGGGCGTCCGGACGGGGCGCACGGATCGGGAGAGAGGCCGGTCGTGACGGTCTTGGCGGACTTCGCGGTGGTACTCGGCGTGACGCTGTTCCTCGGCGCGGCGATGCTGCTCGCCCAGGTGGTCGACCGGAGGCTCCGGAGGCAGTGAGCGCGGACGAGGTCATCATCGCGCTGGTCGCGGCCGGGGTGCTCGTCTACCTCGTCTGGGCGCTCGTCAACCCCGAGAAGCTGTAG